The following proteins are co-located in the Haloarcula marismortui ATCC 43049 genome:
- a CDS encoding DUF6517 family protein: MTLPTRRGFVVGCAATLAGCGVLPEEREPIEASAAAPAVLPESSGYSLVAEDNRTIETTVTVDFSGDVELTSRQDVIATVFQRVYQSANGEQFGLLTAPAVRVVDQPEVVRDPLTAVDSTRVVSLAMDTDVDTVSEWRKRGSETLLGTETTRTTATATLNGTERKLARIRVRAGEDSVTAIATISDDAAPPFGAVTRDA, encoded by the coding sequence ATGACGCTCCCGACCCGGCGTGGCTTCGTCGTCGGCTGTGCGGCGACGCTGGCCGGCTGTGGCGTCCTGCCGGAGGAGCGCGAGCCCATCGAAGCCAGCGCGGCCGCGCCGGCAGTGCTCCCCGAGTCCAGCGGCTACTCGCTCGTTGCCGAAGATAACCGCACCATCGAGACGACGGTGACCGTCGACTTTTCTGGGGACGTGGAACTAACGTCGCGGCAAGACGTGATCGCGACGGTGTTCCAGCGCGTGTACCAGTCCGCAAACGGGGAGCAGTTCGGGCTCCTGACGGCCCCAGCCGTGCGAGTCGTCGACCAGCCCGAAGTCGTCCGTGACCCGCTGACGGCGGTGGACAGCACCCGGGTCGTTTCGCTTGCGATGGATACCGACGTGGACACTGTTTCGGAGTGGCGCAAACGCGGCTCAGAGACGCTTCTCGGGACCGAAACGACGCGGACGACAGCGACGGCAACGCTCAACGGGACCGAGCGAAAGCTCGCGCGAATTCGCGTCCGTGCCGGCGAGGATTCAGTGACGGCGATAGCGACTATCTCGGATGACGCCGCGCCGCCGTTCGGCGCGGTCACGCGGGACGCGTAA
- a CDS encoding inorganic phosphate transporter, producing MVATSTIATLVIASAASLFMAWAIGAGSSGSTPFAPAVGANAISVMRAGFFVGILGLAGAILQGANVTEAVGSELVLFPSGGGLSAIAAIVALLTAAVLVAVGIFTGYPIATAFTVTGAVVGVGLAMGGQPATAKYIEIVSLWVLTPFVGGGIAFGTAWSLRHEATTEERLVPLLGGLVGVILANIEFVLLAPGSEQASVARAVARAAGTPIFPSMVVVTLLIGVLAGGLLYLDIRADAAAGQRHFLLVMGGLVAFSAGGSQVGLALGPLVPLLGEGPTAAIPITGVLLFGGLGLLVGSWTGAPRMIKALAQDYSSLGPRRSIGALIPSFIIAQAAVFFGIPVSFNEIIVSAIVGSGAAAGGGEVSREKMGKTVLAWIGSLALAFALSYGLFWIIDAAL from the coding sequence ATGGTCGCGACGAGTACGATTGCGACGCTTGTTATCGCGTCAGCCGCGAGTCTGTTTATGGCCTGGGCCATCGGTGCTGGGTCGTCCGGGTCCACACCGTTCGCGCCGGCCGTCGGGGCGAACGCGATCTCGGTGATGCGGGCCGGGTTCTTTGTCGGCATCCTCGGGCTGGCCGGCGCGATCCTGCAGGGAGCCAACGTCACAGAAGCCGTCGGGAGCGAGCTCGTGCTGTTCCCGAGCGGCGGCGGCCTGTCGGCTATTGCCGCTATCGTCGCCCTCCTCACTGCGGCGGTGCTGGTCGCCGTCGGTATTTTCACCGGCTACCCCATCGCGACAGCGTTTACCGTCACCGGCGCAGTGGTCGGCGTCGGGCTGGCGATGGGCGGCCAGCCGGCGACAGCAAAGTACATCGAAATTGTCTCGCTGTGGGTCCTCACGCCCTTCGTCGGCGGGGGTATCGCCTTCGGGACGGCGTGGTCGCTCCGGCACGAGGCCACGACCGAGGAACGGCTCGTGCCGCTGCTGGGCGGGCTGGTCGGTGTGATCTTGGCGAACATCGAGTTCGTGCTGCTGGCACCGGGTAGCGAGCAGGCCTCTGTGGCCCGCGCCGTCGCAAGAGCGGCCGGGACACCGATCTTCCCGTCGATGGTCGTCGTGACGCTCCTTATCGGGGTGCTCGCGGGGGGACTGCTGTATCTAGATATCAGAGCGGACGCGGCCGCCGGGCAGCGGCACTTCCTGCTGGTGATGGGCGGGCTCGTGGCCTTCTCCGCTGGCGGGAGCCAGGTCGGCCTGGCGCTGGGACCGCTGGTGCCCCTGCTCGGCGAGGGGCCGACGGCGGCCATCCCCATCACCGGCGTTCTGTTGTTCGGCGGCCTCGGCCTCCTCGTCGGGTCCTGGACGGGCGCGCCGCGGATGATCAAAGCGCTGGCACAGGACTACTCCTCGCTCGGGCCGCGGCGCTCCATCGGCGCGTTGATTCCGAGCTTCATCATCGCGCAGGCGGCCGTTTTCTTCGGCATTCCGGTGTCGTTCAACGAGATTATCGTCTCGGCTATCGTCGGCTCTGGCGCAGCCGCCGGCGGTGGCGAAGTCAGTCGGGAGAAGATGGGGAAAACGGTGCTTGCCTGGATCGGGTCGCTGGCGCTGGCGTTTGCGCTAAGCTACGGGCTCTTCTGGATTATCGACGCGGCACTCTGA